The region GGGACAAGCTGCGTGACAAGGCCGAGATCGATGAGGCCAGGGCTGCCGGTCAGTTTATGGATCTGCTCCGCTATCGCTCAGGTGAAACTGCGGAGAACGGTTCAATCCAGGAAGACCGGATCATGGCCGACGGTGTGGCTCTTGAAGCCGCGGGCACGCTCGACGGTGATATCTGGACCGTGGTCATGAAACGACCGCTGAAAACCGGCGAAGCAGGTGATGTGGACCTTGAAGCGGGCCAGCAATATGTGGTTGGGTTTGCGATCCATGATGACTATGCATCAGCCCGTTTCCACCATGTGTCTCTGGAATTCACGCTTGGTCTTGACGACCCGTCAGCCGAGATCAACGTCCAGGGTCAGTAAGACATGAAAAATTACCGCCCGGTCCAGGCACCACCTGGCCGGGTGGTTCTGCTTGAACCAACTGAAGACAGGGAGACTGCAATGAACAGGGCAATCATCTTATCGGCACTTGGTTTGGTGGCGGGTCTGGCCTGGGGCATGTCGCAGGCATCTGCGTCTGATCTTGTGGAAGGGTTTCTGGAAAAGAAAGACCCCGCAAAAATAGAAAAAATCTGCGCCAAGGCTGAGAAACGCTATCAAAAGATTTTCGGCAAGCCGAGCGAGGACGAGGATGCAACAGTTATCCTCATGTACAAATACACGTTCTGCCCGGAGCGGGTTTCGGTGCCGCAGGGCACTTTGGTTCGCTGGGTCAATGTGGATAAGCGCACCAGCCACAGCACCTGGTTGAAAGAGGCCGGGCAGCCGGAATCAGAGCGGATTTTCCCGGAAGAGATTGTTGAAATCCCGTTCGACATGCCGCCGGGTGACTATCCCTATCTGTGCGGGCCTCATTGGGAGGCAGACGGGATGGTCGGGATTGTCACAGTGACCCCTTGAGACATGGAGAGACAAAAGGCCGCCTGACAGGTGGCCTTTGATGTTTGCTGCATTCCGTTGAAGCAGGAGATCCTGCCGGTCAGACGAGCCCTTGTGAGGCCTGCTTGATGTCTGCCGTGCCGGACATGATGGTCTCAGTCGCAGTGGCAATGTCATTCATGTTGTTTGTAATCGTAGTGACACCATCCGAGGCAGACTGCATATTGGCCGAGATATCCCGGGTAACCGCAGACTGTTCTTCAATGGCCGCTGAGATTCCGGTCGAGATCTCGTTGATGTCCTGAATGATCTTGGCAATGTCATCAATTGCAGACACGGCATTGTCTGTTGATGTCTGGATATCTCCGGTATGATTGCCGATGGTCTCAGTCGCCTTGGAGGTCTGGCTGGCCAGTTCTTTGACTTCTGTAGCGACAACCGCAAAGCCCTTGCCCGCTTCGCCAGCACGCGCGGCCTCGATTGTCGCGTTGAGGGCCAGTAGATTGGTTTTTTCTGCAATATCGGAGATCAGGCTGACCACATCGCCGATCTGATTGGCAGCCGTAGAGAGGCTGGAGATGATCTGTCCGGTTCTCTCAGCCTGGTCCACAGCTTCATTGGAAATACCAAGCGCTTTTGAGACCTGACGGTTGATTTCTTCCACGGACGCGGCAAGTTCTTCAGCGCCGGATGCAACAGCCTGCACAGTGTTGGATGTTTCGCCAGCCGCTGCTGCGGATGACGTTGCACCATTGCTGGCCTGAGCAACAAGATCGGAAATGGTATCGAGATCAGCATCAATCTTGCGCTGTGTCTCTGCCTTGCGTATCCGTTCCTGTACCTGAGCTGTGATGTCGCTGGCGAACTTGACAACCTTGAACGGCTTACCGTTCCAGTCGAAGATCGGATTATAGGATGCCTGAATCCAGATTTCCTTGCCGCCTTTGCCAAAACGTTTGTATTCGGCCGCCTGGAACTCACCCCGGGCCAGCTTTGCCCAGAATTCCCTGTATGACGGGCTTTCGCATTCCTCAGGGTCTACGAACATCCGGTGATGCTTGCCCTGGATTTCTTCGAGAGAATAACCAACCGCACCGAGGAAGTTGGCATTGGCCGTCTGGATTATTCCGTCAAGGTCAAACTCGATCACCGCCTGCGACTTGTGAATGGCGTCAAGCTGCCCGGCAGAATTCGCCTGGTCAAGTTTTTGGTCGGTGATATCAGATGCGAGTTTGATGACGCGTGAGACAGAACCGTTTGCGCCCATGATTGGATTGTAGGATCCATGCAGCCAGAGTTCTTCACCCGATTTCTTTTGCCGCTTGAATTCGCCACTGAAGAATTCACCGCGTGCAAGGCGACCCCAGAAGGCCTGATAATCTGCAGTCTGGCGCACGTCATCGGGGACGAAAATGCTGTGATGCTTGCCTTTGATCTCGTCCAGCCTGTAGCCCATCGTCTTGAGCAGGTTTTCATTTGCCTCAAGAATAGTCCCGTCCGGCTTGAATTCAATAATTGCCTGGGAGCGATGAAGTGCACCAAGGCGCGCGGTATCAAGACTGCGAAGTAAATTGAGAGGCATCTGTAAATCCTGTAGGCTGAATTTGTCTCCATAGAAATATTTATGTAATTCGTTTAAGTATTTCCTAACATGATACCTTCTTCTGCGGCCTATTAACTTATACGTAGTTATTAGTTGTAGGTATGGCGACTTTTGAATGAGAAAGGTCGTATTAATTAGAGGTTGAACATCTTTTGAACAGGTTTTTTATGTTCAAAAGGTGGCTTTGGTCTAATTTAATTTCGAGTAATTTGTAAGGTTCAAATGAGTTGCGGAGCGTAAAGCATCAAATATTGCCCTGTGTTAATCTGAATCCGGTTTTCTTCAGAATGCTCTTTGAGAACAAGACGTCATGCTGATGAACAACATCGCCCAGTTCCTGTGCGATCAGAGAGACCTGTTTCATCACGTCATCCCGATTCGCACCATGGACCATGGCAAACAGGTTATAGGGCCAGTCCGGCATATGGCGCGGGCGTCTGTAGCAATGGCTCACATAGGGCAGAGCGCCTATCACTTCGCCCAACCGGTCGACCGCCTCATCATCTATATCCCAGACAGACATGCCATTGGCTGTCATGCCCAGGGCATAGTGATTGGGAACCGCCGCGACCCGGCGGATGATGCCTTCCTCCTGCATCGAACGAACACGGGCAAGGACATCATTTTCAGTCATGCCTGTCTGGTCTGCAACCACCTGCCAGGGACGCGAGCAGCGCGGCAGCCCGGCCTGAAGGGCAGCAATCAGTTTCCGGTCCTGTTCGGAGAGAGAGGTCATACGGCTACCTTCAGTCTGATAAAGAACTCGCGCTCCTTGGGGAACAGCAGAACCGGATATCCGGTCTTCCTTTCAATCCTGTCTGCAACAGACTGGATCTGATTCCGGGTTTCGGTCGCGAGGACAAACCACATATTCAGTTGATGGTCGCGTTCGTAATTGTGTGCCACCTCGTCAAAGCTGTTGACGATTTCAACCACTGACTGGAAGGCATCTTCCGGCAGGGCCATGGCGCAGAGGCAGAATGCTCCACCCAGTTTCTCCACATCGAACATGGGTCCGAAGCGGGTCAGCGCCCGCTCGTCCACCAGGCGTTCCAGGCGCTCCAGCAGCAGGGTTTCAGTGATGCCGAGTTCTTCAGCCACGGCGGCATAGGGCTCTGCCACCAGAGGCAGGCCATCCTGCAGCCGGTTCACCAGCGTGCGGTCCAGATCATCAAGGAGCACCTGCTGATGTCTCATTCTGCCGCCTCCCGGTAAACCGGTGTCAGCGTTGCGCCCCGCTGCTTGAAGCAGCGTCGTGAAAACAGCACATCCCGGCCATTGAGCGCATCACCAGCGACTTCTGCCAGCTCATCAAGCACAGCCAGCGCGTCTTCTCGTGCGCCAGCATGGACCATGCAATAAAGGTTATAGGGCCAGACGCCATTAACGCGGTTCCGCTCATAACAGAGTGTAACCTGCGGGTGGCAGGCAAACTGTGCTGCAACATCATTGATCCGGTCATCTGCAATATCCCAGACCGCCATGGCGTTGGATCGGAAACCGAACCGACGGTGATGAAGAACCGTGCCAAACCGGCGAATGATGCCATGCTCTGACAAGCACTGAAGGCGAGCCAGAATGTCCTCTTCGTCGCGCCCGAGTTCCGCGGCAATCTGGTGGAACGGTTCTGCTACAAGCGGCAGGCCGTTTTCGAGATGTTGCAGAAGAGGGCGGTCATCGGCCTGAAGGCAGGAGAGATTCGCTTGTCCCGGACGGGGAGCCTTGGGGGCCGAACGCTTGTCCGTCAGTGAAAAGCCGAGATCAAGGTGATACGCCCTCTGAAGCCGGAAGGCATAGACCGGCAGGCCGGTCTTCTGCTCAATCCGTTGAAGCGTTGCATCCACTGCATCCCGATCGGCGCCCGTGACAACGAACCAGAGATTCAGTGTGTTTTCCCGTTCGTAATTGTGATTGACGCCGGGCTCCTCGTTGACCAGTTCCGCGACCAGCTCCAGATAGCCGTCCATCACGGACATGGCAGCCAGAGTGCTGGCACCGATTGTGTTGGGAGCCAGAATGGTTCCGATCCGGCTCAGCAGGCCGTCCGCTTCCGCCTGGATATAGGTGTTGAGGACATCTTGCTCGGGCAGGTCATGGCGCACCGCGATATGGGTGAAGGGGCGTGATATCAGCGGAAAGCCGTGCTGCCAGTCGTTCAGGAGGGCCAGTT is a window of Coralliovum pocilloporae DNA encoding:
- a CDS encoding AsnC family transcriptional regulator; amino-acid sequence: MRHQQVLLDDLDRTLVNRLQDGLPLVAEPYAAVAEELGITETLLLERLERLVDERALTRFGPMFDVEKLGGAFCLCAMALPEDAFQSVVEIVNSFDEVAHNYERDHQLNMWFVLATETRNQIQSVADRIERKTGYPVLLFPKEREFFIRLKVAV
- the ahbB gene encoding siroheme decarboxylase subunit beta gives rise to the protein MAEHLNTHELALLNDWQHGFPLISRPFTHIAVRHDLPEQDVLNTYIQAEADGLLSRIGTILAPNTIGASTLAAMSVMDGYLELVAELVNEEPGVNHNYERENTLNLWFVVTGADRDAVDATLQRIEQKTGLPVYAFRLQRAYHLDLGFSLTDKRSAPKAPRPGQANLSCLQADDRPLLQHLENGLPLVAEPFHQIAAELGRDEEDILARLQCLSEHGIIRRFGTVLHHRRFGFRSNAMAVWDIADDRINDVAAQFACHPQVTLCYERNRVNGVWPYNLYCMVHAGAREDALAVLDELAEVAGDALNGRDVLFSRRCFKQRGATLTPVYREAAE
- a CDS encoding cupredoxin domain-containing protein, which gives rise to MKNYRPVQAPPGRVVLLEPTEDRETAMNRAIILSALGLVAGLAWGMSQASASDLVEGFLEKKDPAKIEKICAKAEKRYQKIFGKPSEDEDATVILMYKYTFCPERVSVPQGTLVRWVNVDKRTSHSTWLKEAGQPESERIFPEEIVEIPFDMPPGDYPYLCGPHWEADGMVGIVTVTP
- the ahbB gene encoding siroheme decarboxylase subunit beta yields the protein MTSLSEQDRKLIAALQAGLPRCSRPWQVVADQTGMTENDVLARVRSMQEEGIIRRVAAVPNHYALGMTANGMSVWDIDDEAVDRLGEVIGALPYVSHCYRRPRHMPDWPYNLFAMVHGANRDDVMKQVSLIAQELGDVVHQHDVLFSKSILKKTGFRLTQGNI
- a CDS encoding methyl-accepting chemotaxis protein; the encoded protein is MPLNLLRSLDTARLGALHRSQAIIEFKPDGTILEANENLLKTMGYRLDEIKGKHHSIFVPDDVRQTADYQAFWGRLARGEFFSGEFKRQKKSGEELWLHGSYNPIMGANGSVSRVIKLASDITDQKLDQANSAGQLDAIHKSQAVIEFDLDGIIQTANANFLGAVGYSLEEIQGKHHRMFVDPEECESPSYREFWAKLARGEFQAAEYKRFGKGGKEIWIQASYNPIFDWNGKPFKVVKFASDITAQVQERIRKAETQRKIDADLDTISDLVAQASNGATSSAAAAGETSNTVQAVASGAEELAASVEEINRQVSKALGISNEAVDQAERTGQIISSLSTAANQIGDVVSLISDIAEKTNLLALNATIEAARAGEAGKGFAVVATEVKELASQTSKATETIGNHTGDIQTSTDNAVSAIDDIAKIIQDINEISTGISAAIEEQSAVTRDISANMQSASDGVTTITNNMNDIATATETIMSGTADIKQASQGLV